ACGTTTCAGTTAATGTACCGATTTGGTTTACTTTAATAAGGATTGAGTTACCGATTCCTTGTTCAATACCTTGAGACAACTTCTTCGTGTTTGTAACAAACAAATCATCTCCCACTAGCTGAACACGGTCACCAAGTCGTTCCGTTAGTAGCTTAAATCCATCCCAGTCATTTTCATCAAGACCATCTTCAATTGAAACGATTGGATATTTGGATACAAGCTCTTCATACCAATCAACCATTTCTGCAGAGGTACGAACTACACCTTCTCCAGAAAGATGATATTTACCATCTTCTTTTTTATAAATTTCAGAAGCCGCTACGTCCATTGCAAGCTTAATTTGCTCACCTGGTTTGTAACCTGCTTTTTCAATAGCTTCCATGATTGTTTGAAGGGCTTCTTCGTTCGATTTAAGGTTAGGAGCAAATCCACCTTCATCTCCAACAGCAGTGTTCAAGCCTTTTTCCTTCAATACAGATTTTAAGCTGTGGAAAATTTCAGCTCCCATACGAAGTGCTTCACGGAAGTTTTCTGCACCAACAGGCATAACCATGAATTCTTGGATATCCACGTTGTTATCCGCATGTTCTCCACCGTTTAAGATGTTCATCATTGGAACAGGAAGTTGCTTCGCATTGACTCCACCTAAGTATTGGTAAAGTTCCACACCTAAGTATTCAGCAGCAGCACGAGCTACAGCCATAGACACACCTAGGATTGCATTGGCACCTAATTTTGCTTTATTTTCAGTTCCATCAAGTTCAATCAAAGCTTTATCGATTGCTACTTGATTTAATACATTGAATCCTTCAAGTTCAGGTGCAATGACTTCGTTTACGTTTTGAACCGCTTGAAGAACACCTTTTCCTAAATAGCGACCTTTGTCACCATCACGAAGTTCTACTGCTTCGTACTCACCAGTTGAAGCTCCACTTGGTACTAGCGCGCGGCCGAAAGCTCCAGAGTCAGTGTAAACTTCTACTTCTACAGTTGGGTTCCCACGAGAGTCTAGTACTTCACGAGCATAAATATCAGCAATAAATGGCATATTATTTCTCTCCTTATTTTTGAATTAAAGTTTTCCCAGTCATTTCACTAGGTTGTTTCACTTGTAGTAAATCTAGCATAGTTGGGGCTAAATCTCCTAATATTCCTCCGTCACGGAGCCTCAAATCTTTCTTTGTCACAATAACCGGCACAAGATTTGTCGTATGTGCGGTCATCGGAGTTCCTTCAGGAGTGATGACTTCATCTGCATTTCCATGGTCAGCCGTAATAATGGCTGTACCACCCTTACTAGTGATCAAATCAACGATTCTCCCTAAGCACTCATCCACTGTTTCAACGGCTTTAATAGTAGGTTCCAGCATTCCAGAGTGTCCTACCATATCAGGGTTGGCAAAGTTTAGGATAATCGCATCAAATTTATCTTGATTGATTTCATTGATCAGAGCATCCGTTACTTCATAGGCACTCATCTCTGGTTGCAAGTCATAGGTTGCCACCTTTGGACTGTTAATTAATATTCGTTCTTCACCAGGAAATTCTTGCTCACGCCCGCCACTCATAAAGAAGGTTACGTGAGGATACTTCTCAGTTTCGG
The window above is part of the Bacillus carboniphilus genome. Proteins encoded here:
- the eno gene encoding phosphopyruvate hydratase; its protein translation is MPFIADIYAREVLDSRGNPTVEVEVYTDSGAFGRALVPSGASTGEYEAVELRDGDKGRYLGKGVLQAVQNVNEVIAPELEGFNVLNQVAIDKALIELDGTENKAKLGANAILGVSMAVARAAAEYLGVELYQYLGGVNAKQLPVPMMNILNGGEHADNNVDIQEFMVMPVGAENFREALRMGAEIFHSLKSVLKEKGLNTAVGDEGGFAPNLKSNEEALQTIMEAIEKAGYKPGEQIKLAMDVAASEIYKKEDGKYHLSGEGVVRTSAEMVDWYEELVSKYPIVSIEDGLDENDWDGFKLLTERLGDRVQLVGDDLFVTNTKKLSQGIEQGIGNSILIKVNQIGTLTETFDAIEMAKRAGYTAVISHRSGETEDSTIADIAVATNAGQIKTGAPSRTDRVAKYNQLLRIEDTLDETAQYLGAKTFYNLR